From a single Falco peregrinus isolate bFalPer1 chromosome 10, bFalPer1.pri, whole genome shotgun sequence genomic region:
- the OSBPL9 gene encoding oxysterol-binding protein-related protein 9 isoform X3: MAGGVDSGFVPSVHDFDKKLTEADAYLQILIDQLKLFDEKLQNCKDDEQRKKIESLKETTSSMVESIKHCIVLLQIAKDQNNEEKHADGLISTINPVDAVYQPSPLEQSVISTMPSQAVIPPEPAQLCKSEQRPSSLPVGPVVASLGNQTPTPNSTGSGQSAPSSSLTSPSHVNLSPNTVPDFSYSSSEDEFYDADEFYQSSSSPKRCMDSSGSAAVLTRSSTGSSLKRPDTTESLNSSMSNGTNDADLFDPPDDRDDDGEGESVEEHKSVIMHLLSQVRLGMDLTKVVLPTFILERRSLLEMYADFFAHPDLFVSISDQKDPKERMVQVVKWYLSAFHAGRKGSVAKKPYNPILGEIFRCHWVLPGTEGEDDMEPVSEGPVPWVSKSSVTFVAEQVSHHPPISAFYAECFSKRIQFNAHIWTKSKFLGMSIGVHNIGQGCVTCLDYDEHYILTFPNGYGRSILTVPWIELGGECSINCSKTGYNASIVFHTKPFYGGKKHRITAEIFSPNDKKPFCSIEGEWNGVMYAKYTTGENAVFIDTKKMPTIKKKVRKLEDQDDFESRCLWKDVTYNLKIRDIDAATAAKHALEERQRAEARARKENETSWETRLFHEDGECWVYDEPLLKRLAASKH, encoded by the exons gGTGTGGATTCAGGATTTGTTCCCAGCGTTCATGATTTTGACAAGAAACTTACTGAGGCTGATGCTTACTTACAGATCTTGATAGACCAACTGAAG CTCTTTGATGAAAAACTCCAGAACTGCAAAGATGatgaacagagaaaa aaaattgAAAGTCTCAAAGAAACAACCAGT agCATGGTAGAATCAATAAAACACTGCATTGTGTTGCTACAGATTGCTAAA gaCCAAAATAATGAGGAGAAGCACGCAGATGGACTTATA AGCACTATAAACCCGGTTGACGCAGTATATCAGCCCAGTCCTTTGGAACAGTCCGTGATCAGCACAATGCCTTCCCAAGCGGTTATACCTCCAG AACCTGCTCAGTTGTGCAAGTCGGAGCAGCGACCTTCCTCTTTGCCAGTGGGACCTGTGGTAGCATCACTTGGAAATCAGACTCCAACACCAAATAGTACAG GAAGTGGGCAGTCGGCACCTAGCAGCAGCCTCACCTCTCCAAGCCATGTCAACCTGTCTCCAAATACAGTCCCAGATTTTTCTTACTCAAGCAGTGAGGATGAGTTCTATGATGCTGACGAATTCTATCAGAGCAGTTCTTCCCCAAAGCGTTGTATGGA TTCTTCAGGGTCTGCTGCAGTCCTGACTCGGAGCAGCACGGGAAGTAGTCTGAAACGTCCAGATACCACAGAATCCCTCAATTCTTCCATGTCTAATGGGACAAACGATGCTG ATCTCTTCGATCCTCCTGATGATCGAGATGATGATGGGGAAGGAGAATCAGTGGAAGAACATAAGAGTGTTATTATGCATCTGTTGTCACAAGTTAGATTAGGAATGGATCTAACAAAG GTGGTTCTTCCAACTTTTATCCTAGAAAGAAGATCATTGTTGGAAATGTATGCTGACTTTTTTGCACATCCGGACTTATTTGTCAG CATTAGTGACCAGAAGGATCCAAAGGAGCGAATGGTTCAAGTGGTTAAGTGGTACCTCTCAGCTTTTcatgcaggaagaaaagggtCAGTTGCTAAAAAGCCTTACAATCCCATTTTGGGCGAGATCTTCCGATGCCATTGGGTATTACCGGGCACTGAAGGTGAAGATGATATG GAGCCAGTTTCAGAAGGACCAGTTCCTTGGGTCAGCAAAAGCAGTGTAACGTTTGTGGCAGAGCAGGTGTCTCATCATCCTCCAA tttcagcaTTTTACGCGGAGTGTTTTAGCAAGAGGATACAGTTCAATGCTCACATATGGACCAAGTCAAAATTCCTGGGAATGTCTATTGGGGTTCATAACATAGGGCAAG gaTGTGTCACATGCCTAGATTACGATGAACACTATATTTTGACATTTCCTAATGGTTATGGAAG GTCTATTCTCACTGTGCCATGGATAGAACTTGGTGGAGAATGCAGTATTAATTGCTCAAAGACAGGTTATAACGCTTCCATCGTCTTCCACACAAAACCATTTTATGGAGGAAAGAAGCACAGAATTACAGCTGAAATTTT tTCTCCTAATGACAAGAAACCCTTCTGCTCAATTGAAGGCGAATGGAACGGTGTCATGTACGCAAAATACACCACAGGG GAGAATGCTGTCTTTATAGATACCAAGAAAATGCCTACAATTAAGAAGAAGGTAAGGAAATTGGAGGACCAAGACGACTTTGAGTCTCGCTG ctTATGGAAAGATGTAACCTACAACTTAAAAATTAGAGACATCGAcgcagccacagctgcaaagcACGCGCTCGAAGAAAGACAGAGAGCTGAAGCCAGAGCCAGAAAGGAGAATGAGACCTCGTGGGAAACAAGG ttATTCCATGAAGATGGCGAATGCTGGGTTTACGATGAGCCGCTACTAAAACGACTCGCTGCCAGTAAACATTAA